A part of Methanohalobium evestigatum Z-7303 genomic DNA contains:
- a CDS encoding type II secretion system F family protein, which produces MNIVEVTAYRIFGNLVDKKVNNNKYIDIKHQLRKAVIPVPVVQYVSLAYFYSLITGLVIGSIGFYASLVVFSDTGALFVFKDLLPNWIEAYALELMACVQGILIFLIGFYTTYFVYLSIPSLKANIRKTSIDQSLIHVTTYLYAMTRGGGLSLFDIFKSLSNHKHIYGTAAEEFGYIVRDMEFFGHDIITALQNAKLRTPSQNFRELIDGLISILSSGGDITAYLKNKTEQYRSVAKTEQQTFLETLGILAESYVSVFVVAPLFLMTILVVLGLLNPTSILIMYLLIYIAVPFGTMVFLILLDTITSDQQKLPETYVTEKSLNVFDDLHVKFSKLDEELIKKIEFQKRITKIKDSLKHPIHLMRGRPSYAFVLSIPVALFYFLNNIIGRYQFDFNIKLVELSTFNIDFATYIDDYIFYSVLIMIVPFIVFHELRAKRISQIEEQIPEFFKKLASINEAGIMLMDAISMTAQSKVGIIHTEIGKMKEDINWGTNLTQALKKFEYRVRTDLTRRIVTTIIKASESTNDVTSVLNIAANDAEVQKQMKNQRSTEMYVYVFIIYMAFFVYLFIVYILTVHFLSSMPSTMGDSVAGMTMVNSINIEEYEMLFFHASMIQGFCSGLVAGQMGNASINSGLKHSIIMIVSSYALFALLI; this is translated from the coding sequence ATGAATATTGTAGAGGTAACAGCCTACAGAATATTTGGTAATCTGGTTGATAAAAAAGTCAATAACAATAAGTATATTGACATTAAGCACCAGTTGCGCAAAGCTGTTATACCTGTTCCAGTTGTGCAGTATGTATCACTTGCATATTTTTATTCGCTCATAACTGGTTTGGTAATCGGTTCTATAGGATTTTATGCAAGTCTTGTAGTTTTTTCAGATACAGGAGCGTTATTTGTATTTAAAGATTTGTTACCAAATTGGATTGAAGCGTATGCTTTAGAATTAATGGCTTGTGTACAGGGCATTCTAATTTTTTTAATTGGCTTTTATACAACCTATTTTGTTTATCTTTCCATACCATCATTAAAAGCAAATATTCGTAAAACATCCATAGACCAGTCATTAATCCATGTAACTACTTACCTTTATGCAATGACCCGGGGAGGTGGTTTATCACTTTTTGATATTTTCAAGTCTCTTAGTAACCATAAACATATATATGGTACAGCTGCTGAGGAATTTGGGTACATTGTAAGAGATATGGAATTTTTCGGACATGATATAATAACCGCTCTTCAGAATGCAAAATTAAGAACCCCCTCACAGAATTTTAGAGAGCTTATAGATGGGTTAATTTCGATTTTGTCTAGTGGAGGGGATATAACTGCTTATTTGAAAAATAAAACCGAACAATACCGTTCAGTAGCAAAAACCGAACAGCAGACATTTTTGGAAACACTTGGTATACTGGCTGAATCCTATGTATCTGTTTTTGTCGTAGCACCCCTCTTTCTGATGACAATACTTGTGGTTCTTGGACTCCTTAACCCTACTTCAATTCTCATCATGTATTTGTTAATATATATTGCAGTTCCTTTCGGTACAATGGTATTTCTTATACTGCTTGATACTATAACATCAGACCAGCAAAAATTACCCGAAACTTATGTTACAGAAAAAAGTCTTAATGTTTTTGATGATTTACATGTTAAATTCTCCAAATTGGATGAAGAACTTATAAAAAAAATCGAATTTCAAAAGCGGATTACAAAAATAAAAGATAGTCTGAAACACCCGATACATCTCATGCGTGGTAGACCTTCATATGCTTTTGTGTTAAGTATCCCTGTTGCTCTTTTTTATTTTTTAAATAACATAATTGGTAGGTATCAGTTCGATTTTAATATAAAACTGGTTGAATTATCCACTTTTAATATTGACTTTGCTACATATATTGATGATTATATCTTTTATTCTGTACTGATTATGATTGTACCTTTTATCGTGTTCCATGAATTAAGGGCTAAAAGAATCAGTCAGATAGAGGAACAGATTCCTGAATTTTTCAAAAAACTGGCAAGTATTAATGAAGCGGGAATTATGTTGATGGATGCTATATCAATGACCGCTCAATCCAAAGTGGGTATTATACACACAGAAATAGGTAAAATGAAGGAAGATATTAACTGGGGAACAAACCTTACACAGGCATTGAAAAAATTTGAATACCGTGTTCGTACGGATTTGACCCGGAGAATAGTGACTACTATTATAAAGGCAAGCGAATCCACAAATGATGTTACAAGTGTTTTAAACATTGCGGCAAACGATGCTGAAGTCCAGAAACAGATGAAAAATCAGCGCTCTACTGAAATGTATGTTTATGTCTTTATTATCTATATGGCGTTTTTTGTGTATCTTTTTATTGTGTATATCCTTACTGTGCATTTTCTTTCTTCCATGCCATCGACAATGGGTGATTCAGTTGCAGGAATGACGATGGTTAATAGTATAAATATTGAAGAATATGAGATGCTTTTCTTCCATGCTTCCATGATTCAGGGATTTTGTTCAGGGCTTGTAGCAGGTCAGATGGGAAACGCAAGTATCAATTCAGGTCTAAAGCACTCAATTATAATGATTGTTTCCTCTTATGCATTATTTGCACTATTAATTTAA
- a CDS encoding DUF357 domain-containing protein — protein sequence MAADLNEKVDRYQRLLEKALEKAEFIPIENSHMYTAASDFYTMAKAYYEDGMHFLKMNDPVNALACFSYGHAWLDAGAKLGVFIVDDEKLFTI from the coding sequence TTGGCAGCTGATTTGAATGAAAAAGTAGATAGATATCAAAGACTACTCGAAAAAGCACTCGAAAAAGCAGAATTCATCCCGATTGAAAACTCACATATGTATACAGCTGCCAGTGATTTTTATACGATGGCAAAAGCATACTATGAGGACGGTATGCATTTTCTCAAAATGAATGACCCTGTTAATGCACTGGCGTGTTTTAGCTATGGACATGCATGGCTTGATGCTGGTGCAAAACTTGGTGTGTTCATAGTCGATGATGAAAAACTGTTTACCATCTAA
- the amrS gene encoding AmmeMemoRadiSam system radical SAM enzyme: MNKEVMLYDKLDDNKVQCKICSHRCTIAPGKKGFCQVRENQNGTLYALNYNVVSSEAIDSIEKKPLYHFYPGSLSYSLGTIGCNFRCKHCQNWVISQCELDTSQTIEITPEQAIDRALSYNADSISWTYNEPAIWFEYTYDSAKLAKENGLSTVYVTNGYITPEALKMISPYLDAYSVDIKAFNEEFYKDIASAKLQPVLESTKLAKELGIHVEVTYLVIPELNDTREEIQQFSKWVVDNVGVDTPVHFSRFQPLYKMKDYQPTPIETLEKAYNTAIEEGIKYVYLGNVMHRQVNTFCPNCGKMLIKRGMGVEQYNISNNNECMYCGENIPVVTGFL, encoded by the coding sequence TTGAATAAAGAAGTCATGCTCTATGACAAACTTGACGATAACAAAGTACAATGTAAAATTTGCAGCCACCGGTGCACAATAGCACCCGGTAAAAAAGGATTTTGCCAGGTAAGGGAAAACCAAAACGGGACACTTTATGCTCTGAATTACAATGTTGTATCCAGTGAAGCTATTGATTCGATTGAAAAAAAGCCACTGTATCATTTTTATCCGGGATCGTTATCTTACTCGCTTGGTACAATAGGGTGCAATTTCAGATGTAAACACTGTCAAAACTGGGTAATATCCCAGTGTGAACTTGATACATCCCAGACTATCGAAATAACACCTGAACAGGCAATTGACCGTGCATTAAGTTATAACGCAGACAGCATATCATGGACCTACAATGAACCAGCTATCTGGTTTGAATACACCTATGATTCTGCAAAACTTGCCAAAGAAAATGGATTATCCACTGTCTATGTAACAAACGGCTATATTACACCTGAAGCATTGAAAATGATATCACCATATCTTGATGCCTACAGTGTGGATATAAAGGCTTTTAACGAAGAATTTTATAAAGACATTGCAAGTGCAAAACTCCAGCCTGTTCTGGAATCTACAAAACTTGCTAAAGAACTTGGAATACATGTAGAGGTAACCTATCTGGTTATACCAGAACTTAATGATACACGCGAAGAAATCCAGCAGTTTTCAAAATGGGTTGTTGATAATGTGGGTGTTGATACTCCGGTTCATTTTTCGCGATTCCAGCCTCTTTATAAAATGAAGGATTATCAGCCCACACCAATTGAAACTCTTGAAAAGGCATATAATACAGCGATTGAAGAAGGTATAAAGTACGTATATCTTGGAAACGTTATGCATAGACAGGTTAATACATTCTGTCCAAATTGTGGAAAGATGTTGATCAAACGGGGCATGGGTGTAGAACAGTATAATATAAGCAATAACAACGAATGCATGTATTGTGGAGAAAACATTCCAGTGGTTACCGGTTTTCTCTAA
- a CDS encoding type II/IV secretion system ATPase subunit, with product MENPIQTLVSKLKSGQKKQFVLPDYDPEIHGHLVDYEVSEDYTEIERYWIDQPYVFVSIIKDRWMKYYNVVEPSLYEYEKYLLEKVYDDLQDILVLENTDLDKDKENILIDKALSLLYRYHKTIDITSIYKITYFLRRNFLGYESIHPLMLDPYIEDISCDGIDVPVYLYHIKYHNIMTNISFSEEQLNSLVIKLCQKSGKQISIGEPLVDATMSDGSRLQATLGKEVTTRGSSFSIRRFRSNPLTPIDLIRFNTSSLEIMAYFWMVIENGKNAIFAGGTASGKTSMLNAVSLFIPPLTKIISIEDTRELTLHHDNWIAGVTRKSFTEDGTSEISMYDLLKAAMRQRPEYILVGEVRGKEALTLFQAMSTGHTTYSTMHAGDAQTVVNRLENDPINVPRVMLRSIDILSIQKQTYVNENRVRRTQSIVEFTGIDPKTGEIRINELYRWDPVNDNFYSTMNSQALNHIMQVRGWSKDDLYNEIENRKKILDYMRVNNMRDYISVSLVVHAYSTNPDVVMESIENNNLEWVISKNIDSDIK from the coding sequence ATGGAGAACCCTATACAAACTCTGGTCTCTAAATTAAAATCCGGGCAAAAGAAACAATTTGTTTTACCAGATTACGACCCTGAAATACATGGTCATCTGGTCGATTATGAAGTTTCTGAGGATTATACTGAAATTGAAAGATACTGGATAGACCAGCCCTATGTGTTTGTCAGTATTATTAAAGACCGCTGGATGAAATACTACAATGTTGTAGAACCATCGCTTTATGAATATGAGAAATACCTGCTGGAGAAAGTATATGATGATTTGCAGGATATTCTTGTACTTGAAAATACTGATTTAGATAAGGATAAAGAAAACATCCTTATAGACAAAGCACTTTCCCTTCTTTATCGTTACCATAAAACAATAGATATAACATCTATATACAAAATAACCTACTTTTTAAGGAGAAATTTTCTCGGATATGAAAGTATTCATCCCCTAATGCTTGACCCTTACATAGAAGATATATCATGCGATGGTATTGACGTACCTGTTTATCTTTATCATATAAAATATCACAACATAATGACAAATATATCCTTTAGTGAAGAGCAGTTAAATTCTCTTGTTATCAAACTCTGTCAGAAAAGCGGGAAGCAGATATCTATCGGGGAACCGCTTGTCGATGCCACAATGAGTGATGGTTCCAGACTTCAGGCGACTCTTGGTAAAGAAGTTACAACACGAGGAAGTTCATTCAGTATACGAAGATTTAGAAGTAATCCACTTACTCCTATAGACCTTATAAGGTTTAACACCTCCAGCCTGGAAATTATGGCGTATTTCTGGATGGTAATTGAAAATGGAAAAAATGCCATATTTGCAGGAGGTACTGCTTCTGGTAAAACTTCGATGCTTAATGCAGTATCATTATTCATACCACCGCTTACCAAAATAATATCTATAGAAGATACCCGTGAGTTAACGCTACATCATGATAACTGGATTGCAGGGGTTACAAGGAAATCATTTACTGAAGATGGTACTTCTGAAATATCGATGTATGACCTTTTAAAGGCTGCCATGAGACAAAGACCAGAATATATTCTTGTGGGCGAAGTTCGGGGTAAGGAAGCACTTACACTGTTTCAGGCGATGTCAACAGGTCATACCACCTATTCTACCATGCATGCTGGTGATGCACAGACAGTGGTGAACCGGCTGGAAAATGACCCAATAAACGTACCACGTGTTATGCTGAGGTCAATTGATATCCTTTCAATCCAGAAACAGACCTATGTTAATGAAAACAGAGTAAGAAGAACCCAGAGTATAGTTGAATTCACCGGTATTGACCCCAAGACAGGAGAAATCCGGATTAATGAACTGTACCGATGGGACCCTGTAAACGATAATTTCTACAGTACAATGAATTCTCAGGCTCTTAACCATATCATGCAGGTTAGAGGATGGAGTAAAGACGACCTGTATAATGAAATCGAAAACAGGAAAAAGATACTTGATTACATGCGTGTTAACAACATGAGAGATTATATCAGCGTGTCTCTTGTTGTTCATGCCTATTCAACAAATCCAGATGTTGTCATGGAGAGCATTGAAAATAATAATCTGGAATGGGTAATATCCAAAAACATAGATAGTGATATAAAATGA
- a CDS encoding DUF7289 family protein, with protein sequence MKSLTNSDTAISTVVSAVLILGLIVTVATIINVSYIPEWKTDAEYSHMTGVLNDMSDLKSSIDLLSVVDSQNTSISVPVKMGGGEIPIVAPGKSSGTLAVNDYNYYLTVKASNSSGEIYNSSNYLGSISYRSNNNYYVDKVFGYENGALIVAQDNRSVIKLSPQITLQNKANVSLDINAVCIKGGTNTISSNNIEEVQLISKSSFSHTLYQDNNLTQVSVVVSSAYPGAWKQYFNTTAKSEGLTYNINYKLKNTNRNTVNFTVNSTNNKIDLTVTNDSFIARLTPLLNTR encoded by the coding sequence ATGAAATCCTTAACAAATTCTGACACTGCAATTTCCACAGTTGTTTCAGCGGTACTGATACTTGGACTTATTGTTACAGTAGCTACTATTATAAATGTCAGTTATATACCCGAATGGAAAACAGATGCAGAATATTCTCATATGACGGGTGTACTCAATGACATGTCGGATTTGAAATCAAGTATTGATCTTCTATCTGTTGTTGACAGCCAGAACACAAGTATAAGTGTTCCTGTGAAAATGGGTGGTGGTGAGATACCAATTGTAGCACCTGGAAAATCCAGTGGTACGCTTGCAGTAAACGATTATAATTATTATCTGACTGTTAAAGCCAGTAATAGTTCTGGAGAAATATACAACAGCAGTAATTATTTAGGTTCTATCAGTTACCGCTCCAACAACAACTATTACGTAGACAAGGTTTTTGGATACGAAAATGGAGCATTGATTGTTGCACAGGATAACAGGTCGGTTATAAAACTGTCTCCTCAAATCACCCTTCAGAATAAAGCTAACGTAAGTTTGGATATAAACGCTGTATGTATTAAAGGGGGTACAAACACCATTAGCAGCAATAATATAGAAGAAGTACAGTTAATATCAAAATCAAGTTTTTCACATACATTATACCAAGATAATAATTTAACACAGGTTTCTGTAGTTGTTAGTTCCGCTTATCCGGGTGCATGGAAACAGTATTTTAATACTACTGCAAAATCAGAAGGGCTAACATATAATATTAATTATAAATTAAAAAATACTAACAGGAATACTGTCAACTTTACAGTAAACTCAACGAACAATAAAATAGACCTGACAGTAACAAATGATTCATTTATAGCAAGACTTACCCCTCTTTTAAATACACGATAA
- a CDS encoding carbohydrate kinase family protein, translating into MDNTISIVGHTALDHLFNVEKIAGPNESFPILDYEISYGGGAANIAATIATLGGKCQLISGVGNDFKSSGYEDYLTSTGVDLSHLYRMEDEKSTKAFVFTDKNHNQCTYFHWGPSARLKKTDPPSLDFVHLATSEPVFNSKVAQKAGFVSFDPGQDLVTYTSELLETILYNTNIMFANKHEIKRVCDMINQPFDKLKDMLDVVVVTYDEEGSRIYTDDIDYWIPAIPVNAVDPTGAGDGYRAGFLLGYIQRYPLNECGKIGSTVASFIVEKAGCQTNLPVWNDVEKRCKYYYDLNLSD; encoded by the coding sequence ATGGATAATACAATATCAATCGTGGGTCATACAGCTCTTGATCACCTATTTAATGTAGAAAAAATAGCAGGACCAAATGAGTCCTTTCCTATACTTGATTATGAAATATCCTATGGGGGAGGTGCTGCAAATATTGCAGCTACAATTGCAACACTTGGTGGAAAATGTCAGTTAATATCTGGAGTTGGTAATGACTTTAAAAGCAGTGGATATGAAGATTACCTGACATCAACAGGTGTGGATTTATCCCACCTTTACAGAATGGAAGATGAAAAAAGTACAAAAGCATTTGTATTTACTGATAAGAATCATAACCAGTGTACTTATTTTCATTGGGGACCATCAGCACGTTTAAAAAAAACAGATCCCCCATCACTTGATTTTGTTCATCTTGCTACATCTGAACCAGTATTCAATTCTAAAGTGGCTCAAAAGGCTGGATTTGTATCCTTTGATCCTGGTCAGGATTTGGTAACCTATACCTCTGAACTTCTTGAGACAATCCTTTACAATACCAATATTATGTTTGCAAACAAACATGAAATCAAAAGGGTATGTGACATGATAAACCAGCCTTTTGATAAACTTAAAGATATGCTTGATGTTGTTGTAGTGACCTACGATGAGGAAGGTAGTAGAATCTATACAGATGATATTGATTACTGGATTCCTGCGATCCCTGTTAATGCAGTAGACCCAACAGGTGCCGGTGATGGGTATCGTGCAGGATTTTTACTTGGATATATCCAGAGATATCCGCTTAATGAATGTGGAAAAATAGGTTCAACAGTGGCATCATTTATAGTAGAAAAAGCTGGTTGCCAGACAAATCTACCTGTCTGGAACGATGTTGAAAAACGGTGCAAATACTATTATGATTTAAATCTTTCAGATTAA
- the dph5 gene encoding diphthine synthase, producing MLNFIGLGLYDEKDISVKGLETIKNADKVYLEFYTSHLFGTDIKKMEQFYGKKIHVLKREDVEQHPDWIDEAKEKNIVFLTGGDSMVATTHVDLRIRAIDKGIKTSVIHGASIASAVCGLTGLQNYRFSKSTTIPFPYTTGRGKTIVSEVPYDTIKSNFEQGLHTLVYLDIDMDKGYMSINKGLEILQGIDKKRRENFINDKIAVGVARAGSYNPVIKADYISSLIDFEFGSPLHILAIPGPLHFIEAEALVKLADGPEQILD from the coding sequence ATGCTTAATTTTATAGGACTTGGACTCTATGATGAAAAAGATATATCTGTAAAAGGGTTGGAAACCATTAAAAACGCAGATAAAGTGTATCTTGAGTTTTATACATCACACCTTTTTGGAACGGATATAAAAAAAATGGAACAATTCTACGGGAAAAAAATACATGTTCTCAAAAGGGAAGATGTGGAACAACATCCAGACTGGATTGATGAGGCAAAAGAGAAGAATATAGTATTTCTTACCGGTGGCGATTCTATGGTCGCCACAACCCATGTAGACCTGAGAATCCGTGCAATTGATAAAGGTATCAAAACATCTGTAATACATGGAGCTTCAATTGCCTCTGCTGTATGTGGACTTACAGGACTACAGAATTATCGTTTCAGTAAATCCACAACAATTCCTTTCCCTTATACCACAGGCAGAGGTAAAACAATTGTTTCTGAAGTACCCTATGACACGATAAAATCAAATTTTGAGCAGGGTTTACATACACTTGTTTATCTGGATATAGATATGGATAAGGGCTACATGTCTATTAATAAAGGACTTGAAATATTACAGGGGATAGATAAAAAACGCAGAGAGAATTTTATAAATGATAAAATTGCTGTAGGTGTAGCAAGAGCAGGGTCTTATAATCCTGTAATAAAAGCGGATTATATCAGTTCATTAATTGATTTTGAATTTGGTTCACCGCTACATATACTTGCAATCCCTGGTCCATTGCATTTTATAGAGGCAGAAGCACTGGTTAAACTGGCAGATGGTCCTGAACAAATTCTGGATTGA
- a CDS encoding type IV pilin N-terminal domain-containing protein: MKMQKNLKPLFENSDAVTEVVGEILMTAIVVLAFSVLSVFAFSYLDITEKPHVDVDGWVNVESDVINLRHSGGEVVDTKDMKIIISLNNSTRKEIASDGIGSIYNKNTWRLGDVISIKTSSKWNEDIKQNDYVESTIVHTKSNIVIENGVLLGEDISEGFAGEPIEPPEDSKEDAYYVEYVDGTVEVNKTGEGEGNSPIDLIFEFNVTKENTELKIQDNGIKVEGQGNYSDISITGKGNKKINGDSSPEKVKHSGNTHVVKVKIKESDIKDTTFVYDDTVPDVDNYIIIKLIFDDNSSKVFYFKEE; encoded by the coding sequence ATGAAAATGCAAAAAAATCTAAAGCCTTTATTTGAAAACTCGGATGCAGTTACCGAAGTTGTAGGTGAAATATTGATGACAGCGATTGTTGTTCTTGCTTTTTCTGTACTGTCCGTCTTTGCATTTTCATATCTTGATATTACCGAAAAACCCCATGTTGATGTGGACGGCTGGGTGAATGTTGAATCAGATGTTATAAATCTCAGGCACAGCGGTGGCGAAGTTGTCGATACAAAAGATATGAAGATTATCATAAGCCTTAACAACAGTACAAGGAAGGAAATCGCCTCTGATGGTATTGGTTCAATCTACAATAAAAACACATGGCGGTTGGGAGATGTAATATCTATCAAAACTTCAAGTAAATGGAATGAGGATATTAAGCAAAATGATTATGTGGAATCCACAATCGTTCATACAAAATCAAATATCGTGATTGAAAACGGTGTATTGCTTGGTGAAGATATTTCAGAAGGCTTTGCGGGAGAACCAATTGAACCGCCTGAAGATAGCAAGGAAGATGCCTACTATGTTGAATATGTTGATGGAACTGTAGAGGTAAATAAAACAGGAGAAGGAGAAGGGAATTCTCCTATTGATTTAATTTTTGAATTTAATGTTACAAAGGAAAATACAGAATTAAAAATCCAAGATAACGGTATTAAGGTGGAGGGTCAAGGAAATTATAGTGATATCAGTATAACAGGAAAAGGCAATAAAAAAATTAATGGAGATAGCTCGCCAGAGAAAGTTAAACATAGCGGTAACACACACGTTGTAAAGGTAAAAATAAAAGAATCAGATATTAAAGATACTACTTTTGTGTATGATGATACGGTTCCCGATGTTGATAATTATATAATTATAAAATTAATTTTTGATGATAACAGTTCTAAAGTTTTCTATTTCAAAGAAGAGTGA
- a CDS encoding DUF555 domain-containing protein encodes MPNYHVTLEAAWLVRDVKTADDAIGVAISEAGKRLNPKLDFVEVDVGTTSCPACEESFSSVFLAADTAIVGLILDMKVFDAESEEHASRIAKSVIGRTLRDVPLKVIEVEEFE; translated from the coding sequence ATGCCAAATTATCATGTAACACTTGAAGCCGCTTGGTTGGTGAGAGATGTAAAAACAGCCGATGATGCAATCGGTGTAGCAATATCTGAAGCAGGGAAACGATTAAATCCAAAACTGGATTTTGTAGAGGTTGATGTAGGCACTACGTCGTGCCCTGCATGTGAAGAATCTTTCAGCAGCGTTTTTTTAGCTGCTGACACTGCAATCGTTGGTCTCATTCTTGATATGAAAGTGTTTGATGCTGAAAGTGAAGAGCATGCATCAAGAATTGCCAAGTCTGTAATTGGTCGTACATTGCGTGATGTTCCTTTGAAGGTTATCGAGGTAGAAGAATTTGAATAA
- a CDS encoding helicase HerA domain-containing protein → MSRGSVGVIFGETGTLEFKFLVSESTPVHRGEYVKAWHESDGWILAQVILIKRYSEKYTLKEAKNGLRKDKSGDNIVAEATVIGNRDSSGLLRAPTIPFSPGDPIYKADDDLINSVLGLSGKKDMNIGLLEGTDIPVNLSVNSLVQRHCSILAKTGSGKSYTAGVVLEELLDNNVPLLIIDPHSEYASLKDPGSEKQGDLDKYNISPKGYGSDITIYTPANKAINPVADEAFRLNGNNLTVKELTSIFPESYTSTHVGILYEAVQKLRSEMDTYTIDDIIFEVGNDKSKAKWNVINLLESVRDSEILSTTPTPIEDLLQKGKASVIDLKGVSPDLQRMIVAEVCSSLFEARKMDNVPPGMLVIEEAHNFAPEKGFSKSPSSEVLRNIASEGRKFGLGMMVISQRPARVDKNVLSQCGTQIIMKVTNPNDLKSISKGLEGVNSYVEDELIRLPQGVSMLVSTDIEKPVLVDIRVRKSQHGGKSVNVLKGKQKKQKSKETKQKQSPPPKKTPPEPSQPSADTGSTSAPKQSEASEQNSEDKGGLFKKIFGANK, encoded by the coding sequence ATGTCACGTGGTTCAGTAGGTGTTATATTTGGAGAAACCGGGACACTTGAATTCAAGTTCCTGGTATCAGAAAGTACTCCTGTTCACAGAGGAGAGTATGTAAAAGCTTGGCATGAATCCGATGGCTGGATTCTTGCACAGGTAATATTGATAAAACGATACAGCGAAAAATATACACTCAAAGAGGCGAAAAACGGTTTAAGGAAAGACAAAAGCGGAGATAATATCGTAGCTGAAGCAACTGTTATAGGCAACAGGGACAGTTCCGGACTGCTCCGCGCACCTACAATACCTTTCAGTCCGGGTGACCCGATATACAAGGCTGATGATGATTTAATAAACAGTGTCCTTGGACTATCCGGAAAAAAGGATATGAATATCGGGTTGCTGGAAGGGACTGACATCCCTGTAAATTTAAGTGTCAACAGTCTTGTCCAGCGGCACTGCAGTATACTTGCAAAAACCGGTAGTGGTAAGTCCTATACTGCAGGTGTAGTTCTGGAAGAACTACTGGATAACAATGTTCCGCTACTTATAATAGACCCACATAGTGAATATGCATCACTCAAAGACCCAGGGTCTGAAAAACAAGGAGACCTCGACAAATATAATATTTCTCCAAAAGGGTACGGTTCCGATATAACTATCTATACACCAGCAAACAAAGCAATAAATCCGGTGGCTGATGAAGCGTTCAGGTTGAACGGGAACAACCTTACAGTAAAAGAATTGACATCTATCTTTCCAGAGAGTTATACCAGTACACATGTCGGTATCCTTTATGAAGCCGTACAGAAACTCAGGTCAGAGATGGATACTTATACCATTGATGATATTATTTTTGAAGTTGGCAATGATAAAAGCAAGGCAAAGTGGAACGTTATAAATCTGCTTGAAAGTGTACGTGATTCTGAAATCCTTTCAACCACCCCTACACCAATCGAAGACCTTCTTCAAAAGGGGAAAGCATCAGTTATTGATTTAAAAGGTGTATCTCCAGACCTTCAGCGCATGATTGTTGCTGAAGTATGCAGTTCCTTGTTTGAAGCAAGAAAAATGGACAATGTACCACCCGGTATGCTGGTTATAGAAGAAGCACACAACTTTGCCCCTGAAAAAGGATTTAGCAAATCTCCAAGTTCTGAAGTACTCAGAAATATAGCTTCTGAAGGGCGTAAATTCGGTCTTGGTATGATGGTTATATCTCAGAGACCTGCACGTGTGGATAAAAACGTATTATCCCAGTGTGGAACACAGATTATCATGAAAGTGACAAATCCCAATGACCTCAAATCCATAAGTAAAGGTCTTGAAGGTGTTAATTCCTATGTTGAGGATGAATTGATACGACTCCCACAGGGTGTTTCCATGCTTGTCAGCACTGACATAGAAAAACCTGTACTTGTGGATATAAGGGTTCGAAAATCACAGCATGGTGGTAAATCTGTTAATGTTTTAAAAGGAAAACAAAAGAAACAAAAGTCAAAGGAAACCAAACAAAAACAAAGTCCTCCTCCGAAGAAAACCCCTCCTGAACCTTCGCAACCATCAGCAGATACCGGTAGCACATCCGCACCGAAACAATCTGAAGCATCAGAACAAAATTCAGAGGATAAAGGAGGATTGTTCAAGAAAATCTTTGGTGCAAACAAATGA